One stretch of Argiope bruennichi chromosome 3, qqArgBrue1.1, whole genome shotgun sequence DNA includes these proteins:
- the LOC129964248 gene encoding uncharacterized protein LOC129964248: MLLDDSIELDYYNYSASAEPLPMNWDLDLSKIWIPSSLLPNRRKQMSANENKSFVSHTLVKPDYSNTFSVYADECLQYHESQTSSAVPYKISHHNLKNNDIDKLHAPLALPSSQNTVKWNEKSDTENKKEISQGPSVNNTKLKDFLRNSQHDDSVIRNAARCGKKTSDTYLEQKIRGKPSLEDLTHRMAEILSEDEPFKENWHHEDVINTNAGATAPILDSIPPSAKDSLEELYFSDEDENEFDIEEYKLGNVEIKFPVNEHTHNIHINNSYIQELPSECFVNNLQGLELTKNSSDKIVRQPYEEIEKIPSEEQKVTFDQREKHELKEIESVDHTKDFVQKLPNSEGEWQDTTEQVVEYLPVAYKRPPLKEHVNKMKPQKEKKKAKKGKINIPLEDLFQKEETDRFKIPEVDEFYENLVRQGKCKPRNQVANRDEYPFVNLSEKLITNSIEFSTKNSPDKLQHLFWDSAQVNLSNEPQFISPDKCIRKEEKGEKHELDVSLDTLIIDNIPLNVSKENIESFVLGFGELKNLTIEHCGKFQRAKLQMDAICDVDWIIDCLNDSQPFGSSDAELIKCYRQT; this comes from the exons AACAAGTCTTTTGTTTCACACACTCTGGTAAAACCTGATTATAGCAACACATTTTCAGTTTATGCTGATGAATGTCTCCAGTATCATGAATCTCAAACATCATCTGCTGTACCATATAAAATTTctcatcataatttaaagaataatgacATCGATAAACTTCATGCACCACTAGCACTGCCATCGTCCCAAAATACtgtgaaatggaatgaaaaatcaGATACTgagaataagaaagaaatttcccAAGGGCCTTCTGTAAATAATACCAAACTAAaggattttttaagaaattctcaaCATGATGATTCAGTGATTAGAAATGCTGCCCGTTGTGGAAAGAAAACATCAGATACTTATTTAGAGCAAAAGATCAGAGGTAAACCATCACTTGAGGATCTGACACACAGAATGGCTGAAATATTGTCAGAAGATGaaccttttaaagaaaattggcACCATGAGGATGTTATTAACACAAATGCTGGCGCTACTGCTCCTATACTTGATAGCATTCCGCCTAGTGCAAAAGATTCGCTAGAAGAACTTTACTTTTCTGATgaagatgaaaatgaatttgatattgaaGAATACAAACTTGGAAACGTAGAAATCAAATTTCCAGTAAATGAACATACacataatattcatattaataattcttatattcaaGAGCTACCATCTGAATGTTTTGTGAATAATTTGCAGGGTTTGGAACTAACTAAGAACAGCAGTGATAAAATTGTCCGTCAGCCCTACgaagaaatagagaaaattcCAAGTGAAGAACAAAAGGTTACGTTTGATCAGAGAGAAAAACACGAATTGAAGGAAATAGAGTCTGTAGATCATACAAAAGATTTTGTACAAAAACTGCCAAATTCTGAAGGGGAATGGCAAGATACTACAGAACAAGTTGTAGAATATTTACCTGTTGCATATAAAAGACCTCCTCTTAAAGAAcatgttaataaaatgaaaccacaaaaagaaaagaaaaaggcgaaaaaagggaaaataaacaTACCTTTAGAagatttatttcagaaagaaGAAACTGACAGATTTAAAATTCCTGAGGttgatgaattttatgaaaatctagTTCGTCAAGGAAAGTGTAAACCACGTAATCAGGTGGCTAATAGGGATGAATATCCTTTCGTAAACCTTTCAGAAAAGCTGATAACTAATTCCATTGAATTTTCGACTAAAAACTCTCCGGATAAATTGCAACATTTATTTTGGGATTCTGCGCAAGTGAACCTGAGTAATGAACCTCAATTCATTTCGCCAGATAAATGTATAAGAAAGGAGGAAAAAGGTGAAAAGCATGAATTAGATGTTTCATTAGATACACTAATTATTGATAACATACCTTTAAATGTATCGAAAGAAAACATTGAAAGTTTCGTTTTGGGATTTGGAGAACTGAAAAACCTGACTATCGAACACTGTGGAAAGTTTCAAAGAGCTAAATTACA AATGGACGCCATATGTGATGTTGACTGGATCATTGATTGCCTAAATGACAGCCAACCTTTTGGAA GCTCCGATGCAGAATTGATTAAATGTTATCGACAAACATAG